TCCCACGCAGGCAGGCCCGGGCACAGCTCCGCTACATGTGCCGGGTAGGCAATGCCTTCCTTGGCATCAAGCCCCAGATCGCCGATTTCAACAACGGTGCCTTCGTCGATCTTCTTGGCGTATTCGTCGGACACGTTGGACGACCAGATTTCCAATGTCGCGTCAATGTCCCCATCGGCCAACGCCTGGAACTGATTCATCATCCCGGCGGTCACGTATTCTACGTTATAACCGGCGGCCTTCAGCATCTCACCTGCCACATGGGTGGTCACATGTTGACCGGTCCATTCGTTGATCGCCAGCTTGATCGGTTCATCGACCGCGCCCATATCTGCGGCATGGGCCGCCCCGGCCACTGCGATAGCCAAAAAGCTTACGCTTAGCTTTTTCATAACAACAACTCCCTGTTTTTTACGTTTGCCCCATGGCGATATCGAGCCCGCCCAGGATCATTTGTGGTCACAGCACATTTCGCAACATGCACAAGTTTAGCCGAAAAAGGAAAGGGAACAGTTGTTCCGGGTCCGACGCGCTTCATCTAGCGTTAAACCACGACCCATCCCTGCTGCTCCACTCGGCAATACACACACTTAACACCGTCAGTTCGGAACCGTCAAAGATATTGATTGACTAGTCAATATAAAACACGCGCTTCATCTCAAGATCTGATTTGCCTTGTCAAATCTTCTTAATAAGGCAGCATCTGGATAAGGGAGGGTCTGGGAGATGCGTCACTTTGAAAAGATCTACCAGATATCGGCTGATCGCCACGGCGGCCCCGCCGAACTGGAAAGCAAGCTAAGCAAGCCTAAACCAATCGCCGAATTGGTGGCGATGTCAGATGATCGCTGGTTATCGCTTATTACGAAAACCGTGTTCCAGGCAGGGTTTAACTGGAAAGTGATCGAATCGAAGTGGGACGGATTCGAAACGGCATTTGACGGCTTCGACATTGGACGCTGCGCATTCATGGATGACGAGAAATTCGACGCACTGCTGCAGGACACCCGCATTGTCCGCAACGGAACCAAGATTGCCACAGTGCGCGACAATGCCGCGTTTCTGCTGGAACTCCGCGCGGAAGGTGGCGTCGGGCAAATTCTGGGCGGGTGGCCATCACAGGATTATGTCGGCTTGCTACAGATGCTCGCCAAGCGCGGATCGCGGCTTGGCGGTGCTTCGGCGCAGTATGCTATGCGATTTGCCGGTCGGGACAGCTTTATTCTGTCCCAAGATGTAACAGCTCGTCTGATCGCTGAGGGCGTTATCGACAAACCTGCAACCTCCAAAAAAGCAATGGCCGCGGTGCAGGCCGCGTTCAATACATGGATGGGACAATCCGGGCGATCGCTGACGGAAATCAGCCGGGTTCTGGCGATGAGCCTTTGAAAACGACTTGCAGCGCCGAGCTGCCGCATTAGGCTTAATGCCATGATCCGCCCCCTGTTGATTTCATTGCTGTTTCTATTTGTAGCCTGTGGTCGACCTCTAACCGATCACGAGCGCGCATTTGTCAGTAAAATCCACGGTGACACATTGAATCTGGATCGTGTGCGATTGGTAGAGGGTGCCCCCGTCGCAGCGGTTACATTTACCCGCAAAGCCCGCCCTCGGGTTGCCTGCCGTGAACGAATCTTACCACCTGTCAAAGAGGAAACCGTGACCGGCAAACCCGCGGGCGTTGCGCTGTTCAATCATGTATACTTCACGAAGGACTGGTATCTGGACGACTACATGAGCCAGTACCCCGATCAGGTGAACCTGATCGGGGCAATGTTGCTTGCGCATGAATTAACCCATGTCTGGCAGTGGCAAAATCGCAAGACAACTGGTTATCACCCGTTCCGCGCTGCGGCAGAGCATGGCCGGAAGGACGATCCTTACCTGTTCGACCTTGATACTTCGCCCGATTTTCTGGCCTATGGCTACGAACAGCAGGGCGCCATCGTCGAGGAATATGTTTGCTGCCGGGCGCTCGACCCCGACGCACCTCGAACCAAGCGTCTGCACGATATGCTAAGCGCCCAATTTGAAGTCTCGAAATTGCCCGGTAGCAGGCGCGAAAGCTCCGTCCTGATACCCTGGGCGGGCGCAGAGATTAATGGCATCTGTCGCTGAGCTTGTTAGTTTACTTGCAGGGTCTTCAGGTAAGCCACTAGATCCACGATTGGCTTGCTGGTCAGGATTGGCTGCCCTTCCGGCGTTTTGATCGCGGTGTCGTTACCTTCGAAATAGGGGCCATAAACCGGCATCGGGCTGCCATGGCTGACCAACGGTTCGCGCCCGTCAATCCGCGCCACGACGCGCGCTGTCGGAAATACACCATTTGCATCGGCCAGCGTTCTCAGGTTTGTCGGCTGGATCACCAGCACCCCGGCCATTGGCCCATGCCCCGTTGCATCCAGCCCATGACAGGTAGCGCAATAGTGCTGATACAGCTCGGCCCCGGTTTCCACGTCCTGAGCTGAAGAGGCCTGTGGTATCATGGTAAGTACTGTCAGCGCGCCCGCGCCAAGTATTGATCGGATCATCACTTTTCTCCCTCCTGCCTGGCAAATCGAGACTTGCCGGGAGTTCACGCTGGCGCAATGATCCAGATCAACGAAATAGGCGCAGGGACAAAAGGCAATGACACAATACGCAGCCATCATGCTGGCCGCCGGAATCGGCGTTCCCATCCTCGCCGCTCTGAATGCAGCCTTGGGCAGGTTGATCGGCTCACCCAATGCGGCCGCCGTCGTCCTGTTCGCGATCGCCTTTGTCGCTTCAGCGCTGGCGCTGTTGGTACTCGGTGGATCCGATGCCTTTGCCAAACTCACCCAAGCCCCCAAACATCTGCTGCTGGGCGGCGTATTAATCGCCTTCTATGTGCTATCAATCACCCATGTGGCCCCACATTTTGGCGTGGGCAATGCGGTGTTTTTCGTCTTGCTCGGCCAGTTGATCAGCACAGCTGCGATTGACCATTTCGGTCTGTTCGGCGCTCAGGTTACGCCGCTGACATTAATGCGGGCCGGAGGCATTACGGTGATGGCAATCGGGGTCGCAATCACTCAGCTGGCCTGAGCACGCCACCCTCCAGCCGCAA
The Ruegeria sp. SCSIO 43209 genome window above contains:
- a CDS encoding cytochrome c — protein: MIRSILGAGALTVLTMIPQASSAQDVETGAELYQHYCATCHGLDATGHGPMAGVLVIQPTNLRTLADANGVFPTARVVARIDGREPLVSHGSPMPVYGPYFEGNDTAIKTPEGQPILTSKPIVDLVAYLKTLQVN
- a CDS encoding DNA-3-methyladenine glycosylase I; protein product: MRHFEKIYQISADRHGGPAELESKLSKPKPIAELVAMSDDRWLSLITKTVFQAGFNWKVIESKWDGFETAFDGFDIGRCAFMDDEKFDALLQDTRIVRNGTKIATVRDNAAFLLELRAEGGVGQILGGWPSQDYVGLLQMLAKRGSRLGGASAQYAMRFAGRDSFILSQDVTARLIAEGVIDKPATSKKAMAAVQAAFNTWMGQSGRSLTEISRVLAMSL
- a CDS encoding DMT family transporter, which codes for MTQYAAIMLAAGIGVPILAALNAALGRLIGSPNAAAVVLFAIAFVASALALLVLGGSDAFAKLTQAPKHLLLGGVLIAFYVLSITHVAPHFGVGNAVFFVLLGQLISTAAIDHFGLFGAQVTPLTLMRAGGITVMAIGVAITQLA